A genomic segment from Bombus huntii isolate Logan2020A unplaced genomic scaffold, iyBomHunt1.1 ctg00000137.1, whole genome shotgun sequence encodes:
- the LOC126877246 gene encoding adrenodoxin-like protein 2, mitochondrial — protein MALVNQLQKFSRSILGIASNYSKYTSNTTLPFLQATRGISTTQPLSEKQEVNITFVKASGERIKAKGKVGDTILDIVVNNEIDLDGYGACEGTLTCSTCHLIFSKEVYDALPDKPTDEELDMLDLAYELTDTSRLGCQIVMSKELDGIEVRVPSTINDARA, from the exons ATGGCGTTAGtaaatcaattacaaaaattttcgagatcaattctcggtattgcatcaaattattcaaaatatacaagCAACACAACGTTACCCTTTTTGCAGGCAACAAGAGGAATATCGACCACGCAACCACTTTCAGAAAAACAAGA agtAAATATAACGTTTGTTAAAGCAAGTGGAGAGAGAATCAAAGCAAAAGGGAAAGTTGGAGATACTATATTAGACATAgtagtaaataatgaaattgatttagatggatatg gTGCTTGTGAAGGAACATTAACTTGTAGTACGTgccatttaatattttcgaaagaagtTTATGATGCACTTCCTGACAAACCAACAGATGAAGAATTAGACATGTTGGATTTAGCATATGAATTAACAGATAC gtCACGGCTAGGCTGTCAAATAGTAATGTCTAAGGAACTAGATGGAATTGAGGTAAGAGTTCCATCAACAATTAATGATGCAAGAGCATAA
- the LOC126877244 gene encoding dual specificity tyrosine-phosphorylation-regulated kinase 1A-like → MILYTFIQFHSTPAIVTSVFIGLGIVFCGCAMVHNVFVWQREKTNAVKALAREQCEAAVQLQRQQQLQQHQNQPQLQQQQQLRGPLTIHHAGCPTKVGPVTNQLNTSHATHGRAAQYQHYHHHHHHRHVSMSPPPLLLSSPAPIAATHNHLNVSGHRNVVTPPDTPADRSPPSPGNKLNRSQHLPREATGSVSPGLPAATLDLSSAATTNSPHELSTLV, encoded by the exons atgatattgtatacattcaTCCAGTTTCATTCGACGCCGGCAATCGTTACGTCGGTTTTCATAGGCCTTGGCATCGTGTTTTGTGGATGCGCAATGGTCCATAACGTCTTCGTGTGGCAGAGG GAGAAGACGAATGCCGTGAAGGCGTTAGCGCGCGAACAGTGCGAAGCGGCGGTACAGCTGCAGCGTCAGCAGCAGCTGCAACAGCACCAGAACCAGCCACAgctacaacagcaacaacaactacGTGGCCCGTTAACCATCCACCATGCTGGCTGCCCAACGAAAGTCGGGCCCGTGACGAACCAACTAAATACCAGCCACGCAACGCACGGCCGAGCTGCACAGTACCAACActatcatcaccatcatcatcatcgacaCGTGTCAATGTCCCCACCGCCCTTGTTGCTCTCATCGCCAGCTCCGATCGCGGCGACGCACAATCATCTGAACGTGAGCGGACACAGAAACGTGGTTACGCCACCGGATACACCAGCAGATAGATCGCCACCGAGTCCTGGAAATAAGCTAAATAGATCGCAGCATTTGCCACGGGAAGCAACCGGCAGCGTCAGTCCTGGTCTTCCGGCTGCCACATTGGATCTAAGTAGCGCAGCAACCACCAATAGTCCGCATGAATTGTCCACGttagtttag
- the LOC126877256 gene encoding omega-amidase NIT2-like: protein MLILSSTIHNLNIMILTNIAKQVVRTMSKPNVFNFSNILAFRLALVQLEVNEVKRKNVERAVSYISSAKERNADIIALPECFNSPYGIQYFRKYAESIPDGETSVALSNAAKENNIYVVGGTMPEIEGDKLYNTCTIWGPDGTLIAKHRKVHLFDIDIPNKITFRESDSLSPGNSLTTFDVKGCKIGIGICYDIRFEEMARIYRNKGCQMLIYPAAFNMTTGPLHWSLLQRSRANDNQLYVACISPARVPSASYVAWGHTQLTNPWGKILYDLETQENMAVTDIDLKVVEEVRAQIPTFSQRRTDLYDTVCKKE from the exons ATGTTGATATTGAGTAGTACCATACATAACCTCAACATTATGATACTTACAAACATCGCTAAACAAGTAGTGCGAACGATGTCGA AACCGAATGTATTTAACTTTTCCAACATTTTAGCATTTCGCTTGGCGTTGGTACAACTTGAAGTAAATGAAGTAAAACGCAAAAATGTAGAGCGGGCAGTTTCCTACATTTCTAGCGCAAAAGAGCGCAATGCTGATATTATAGCTCTTCCTGAATGCTTTAATTCACCATATggaatac agtactttcgaaaatacgccgagagtattcctgatggtgaaacgagcgttgctttatcgaatgcagctaaagaaaacaacatctatgtagttggtggtacgatgcctgaaatagagggcgataaattgtacaatacctgtactatttggggtcccgatggaactttgatagcaaaacaccgaaag gtacatctattcgacatcgacattcctaataagattacttttcgagagagtgattcactcagtcctggtaactccctaacgacgttcgatgtgaagggctgcaaaataggtattggcatatgctatgatattagattcgaggaaatggcacgcatttatcggaacaaag gttgccaaatgctgatatatccagcggcattcaatatgaccactggaccactgcactggtcattacttcagcgttccagagcgaatgataatcaattatacgttgcttgcatatcaccggctcgtgttccttcagcaagttacgtcgcatggggacatacacagttgaccaatccctggggaaagattctttacgatttggaaactcaagagaatatggcagtcaccgatatcg atctaaaagttgttgaggaagtaagggctcagatacctacattttctcagagacgtacagatttgtacgacactgtctgtaagaaggagtaa